A DNA window from Camelina sativa cultivar DH55 chromosome 13, Cs, whole genome shotgun sequence contains the following coding sequences:
- the LOC104735257 gene encoding DDT domain-containing protein PTM-like isoform X6, whose translation MELVGKVVKKEIQGIGFCSGTVRSRDSSGFFEIVYENGVTEISELAEVVSLVMGEDKSQEITVPVKKRVGRKPKKRSRVARMKEIKRGSSGLNEVIVDLNDGVTEVDSGVSDVNLRGNVDLNCGPVETLGRTWDSVTDLNRTVPESNPGFDLSTGLDLNPNDGLGLINVNIDYEENCSDQRRRYIDLNMDASCDLDNAGVFDLLAPKREGGFDLNVEVDVENIKDDECIQVNGNGIVQEIIMKDENGVQETGEYKEVHVAEVSSAQLLEEIQKQNIVQLQDLNTPNSNGAEKDHDLPEHNSKTVDESLSDIGNSVEYTSGRRKRRKGADNPKFTSQPRLRRSARRRFARSPVSTVTACLVDEVSPSPSVSSLTEEKTWTVDGKTENISELPPKPQLPPSSHLLNLDGLPILDVFTAYSCLRSFSALLFLSPFELKDFVEALRCTSPSLLFDSIHVAVLQILRKHLKQLAAEGDSSAASCLRSLDWETLDVVTYPLFVVEYLLFSGTKDNPGLDLTRLNFFRNEYFRQPANLKIEILGSLCDDMTDAEVVKSELNKRSFAVEFEMELDRKTNTEMRRRKRAMMELADDLSLDNGVIDTSFDRNSDDCCFCKMDGSLLCCDGCPAAYHSKCVGLASHLLPEGDWYCPECAFDRRVPGLKPEKQIRGAEFIEIDPHGRKYYSSCGYLLVIDTDGTGSLNYYHVNDVNLVLEQLKSCSSFYSGVISAIKKHWDIPAGPIRTISSVNSQMSSCLDKSAKGVISSIDGFKAPLPASEKQTTSGVKKKLEKTPINGFSHNHGHRTRRKISDSATGLDHRNMSSEGSAETVQNGSDVQRLPEPASSSILDIIKEPNMNIHLSSDNLARINTRKGIKPVVQCETGYRNHYIFAQMTTSVYEEMTRKSPIRTNDMRSDEEIASTQVKTILMKTTKFQWRNIQSLYLDAWKEKCGWCHSCKSSSEVSGSETNCLFNLSLGALRGLSESEVANIESIEKNSHLLAIICQILSMESRLQGLLVGPWLNPQHSIIWREHILKASNISSLKHLLVELEANLHRRVLSLEWLNHVDTGVVMGSAIHILIASTRSWSKTAVGKRRGSLLESGVNPTAKKNGGLTMCWWRGGQISRRLFNWKVLPRSLISKAARQGGSMTIPGVFYPENSESAKRSRRVVWEAAVESSTTSEQLGLQVRTLQSYIKWDDIENSHLLPTLDKDSRKSARLFKKAIVRRKCTEEENVKYLLDFGKRRNIPDVVSKNGCMVEESSSGRKKFWLNESHVPLNLVKGFEEKKAVRKTSKPGGSFRHSKIDKVQKRSSEGKGFSYLFGRAERCESSLCEQCKKDVSLSEAASCHICKNG comes from the exons ATGGAATTGGTGGGAAAAGTCGTTAAGAAAGAGATCCAAGGGATTGGGTTTTGCTCCGGGACGGTTCGATCTCGCGATTCGTCTGGATTTTTCGAGATCGTTTACGAGAACGGCGTCACGGAGATTTCGGAATTGGCTGAGGTTGTTTCTCTCGTGATGGGAGAAGATAAATCCCAGGAGATTACGGTTCCAGTGAAGAAGAGAGTTGGTAGGAAACCGAAGAAGCGTTCTCGTGTCGCGAGGATGAAGGAGATCAAACGAGGTAGCTCTGGTTTGAATGAGGTAATTGTCGATTTAAATGACGGGGTTACGGAGGTTGATTCGGGAGTTAGTGATGTCAATTTGAGAGGGAATGTTGATTTGAATTGTGGTCCTGTGGAAACCCTAGGTAGGACATGGGACTCTGTGACGGATTTGAATAGGACGGTTCCGGAATCCAATCCTGGGTTTGATCTGTCTACTGGGTTGGATTTGAATCCGAATGATGGTTTAGGTTTGATTAATGTGAATATCGATTACGAGGAGAATTGCAGTGACCAAAGGAGGAGATATATTGATCTCAACATGGATGCCAGCTGTGATTTGGACAATGCTGGTGTCTTTGATTTGTTAGCACCCAAGAGGGAGGGAGGATTTGATTTGAACGTGGAGGTTGATGTAGAGAACATCAAGGATGATGAGTGCATTCAAGTGAATGGAAATGGCATAGTTCAAGAAATCATCATGAAGGACGAAAATGGTGTTCAGGAGACTGGAGAATATAAAGAAGTTCATGTCGCTGAAGTATCTAGCGCTCAGCTTTTGGAGGAGATACAGAAGCAGAACATTGTACAACTACAAGATCTCAACACTCCTAATTCTAACGGTGCTGAGAAGGATCATGATCTGCCTGAGCATAATTCTAAGACTGTTGATGAATCTCTCTCTGATATTGGAAATTCAGTTGAATATACGAGTGGtaggaggaaaagaagaaaaggtgcGGACAATCCAAAATTCACCAGTCAACCTCGGTTGAGAAGAAGCGCTCGTAGAAGGTTCGCTCGATCTCCTGTTAGCACTGTAACAGCTTGCTTAGTCGATGAAGTATCCCCTTCCCCTTCAGTTAGTAGTCTGACAGAGGAGAAAACATGGACCGTTGATGGAAAAACTGAGAATATTTCTGAGCTTCCGCCAAAGCCACAATTACCTCCATCTTCACATCTTTTGAATTTAGACGGTCTTCCCATACTTGATGTCTTTACTGCTTACTCTTGTCTGAGGTCTTTCAGTGCTTTGCTGTTTTTGAGTCCCTTTGAGTTGAAGGATTTTGTGGAAGCATTGAGGTGCACGTCTCCCAGTCTGTTATTTGATAGCATCCATGTTGCTGTCTTacaaatattaagaaaacatcTGAAACAACTCGCTGCTGAAGGTGACTCATCTGCCGCTTCTTGCTTGAg GAGTCTTGATTGGGAGACGTTGGATGTGGTTACTTATCCCCTTTTTGTGGTCGAATACCTACTATTTTCTGGCACTAAAGACAACCCTGGATTGGATCTTACTCGGTTGAACTTTTTCAGAAATGAGTATTTCAGACAGCCCGCGAATCTGAAAATTGAGATACTTGGTAGTTTGTGCGATGATATGACAGATGCTGAGGTTGTGAAGTCAGAGCTTAATAAAAGATCCTTTGCAGTGGAGTTTGAAATGGAACTTGATAGGAAGACAAACACAGAAATGCGACGCAGAAAACGAGCTATGATGGAGCTGGCAGATGATTTATCTTTAGATAATGGGGTCATTGATACCTCATTTGACCGGAACAGTGATGACTGCTGTTTTTGTAAAATGGATGGGAGCTTACTGTGCTGTGATGGTTGTCCTGCTGCCTATCACTCTAAGTGTGTCGGTCTTGCCAGTCACCTTTTGCCTGAGGGTGACTGGTACTGTCCTGAATGTGCATTTGATCGGCGTGTACCAGGATTGAAGCCTGAAAAGCAAATTCGAGGAGCAGAGTTTATAGAGATTGATCCGCATGGCCGAAAATACTACAGCAGTTGTGGCTACTTATTGGT GATAGATACAGATGGCACAGGCTCATTGAACTACTATCATGTGAATGATGTGAACCTTGTGCTGGAGCAGCTAAAGTCATGCAGTAGTTTCTATAGTGGCGTAATAAGTGCAATTAAAAAACACTGGGATATCCCTGCTGGGCCAATACGGACAATCAGCAGTGTGAACTCGCAAATGTCTTCATGCTTGGATAAGTCAGCCAAAGGAGTGATTTCTTCTATTGATGGGTTTAAGGCTCCTCTACCAGCTTCAGAAAAACAGACAACATctggtgttaaaaaaaaactggaaaaaacGCCCATCAATGGATTTTCACATAATCATGGTCATAGGACTCGTCGGAAGATTTCAGATTCAGCTACTGGGCTAGATCATCGTAATATGAGTTCTGAAGGATCTGCTGAAACTGTACAAAATGGTTCGGATGTCCAGAGACTTCCTGAGCCAGCATCATCAAGCATTTTGGATATCATAAAAGAGCCAAATATGAATATCCATCTGTCGTCCGATAATTTGGCTAGAATAAACACACGGAAAGGAATTAAACCGGTTGTGCAGTGTGAAACTGGCTACAGAAACCATTACATATTTGCTCAGATGACTACATCAGTTTATGAAGAGATGACACGTAAGTCACCAATCCGTACAAACGATATGAGATCTGATGAAGAAATAGCTTCTACCCAGGTGAAGACTATTTTGATGAAAACCACAAAATTTCAATGGCGAAACATCCAAAGCCTCTACCTAGATGCGTGGAAAGAAAAATGTGGATGGTGTCATTCCTGCAAAAGTTCGTCTGAGGTTTCCGGTAGTGAGACAAATTGTTTGTTTAATCTGAGTCTTGGGGCTTTACGGGGTCTTTCCGAAAGTGAAGTAGCTAACATTGAATCTATTGAGAAGAACAGTCATCTTTTGGCCATCATATGCCAGATACTTTCCATGGAAAGTCGATTGCAGGGACTTTTGGTAGGTCCATGGTTGAATCCTCAGCACTCCATCATTTGGCGTGAACACATTCTGAAGGCATCAAATATCTCAAGCTTGAAACATCTATTGGTTGAA TTAGAGGCAAATTTGCATCGTCGTGTACTTTCACTTGAGTGGCTAAACCATGTCGACACTGGTGTAGTAATGGGCTCAGCTATACATATTCTTATTGCTTCAACACGATCATGGTCAAAGACTGCTGTTGGTAAAAGAAGGGGGTCATTGTTGGAGTCTGGGGTTAACCCTACTGCGAAGAAAAATGGTGGATTGACCATGTGTTGGTGGAGAGGTGGGCAAATTTCTCGGCGGTTATTCAACTGGAAGGTTTTGCCTCGCTCTTTAATCTCTAAGGCTGCTAGACAAG GTGGAAGTATGACTATTCCAGGAGTATTTTATCCTGAGAATTCAGAGTCCGCTAAGAGAAGCCGACGTGTTGTGTGGGAAGCAGCTGTTGAGTCATCTACAACTTCAGAGCAGCTAGGTTTGCAG GTAAGGACACTCCAATCTTACATAAAGTGGGATGATATTGAAAATAGTCATCTTCTTCCTACATTGGACAAAGATTCCAGAAAATCTGCCAGGCTATTCAAAAAAGCGATTGTCCGTAGGAAGTGCACAGAGGAAGAAAATGTGAAATATCTCCTCGACTTTGGTAAGAGGAGAAATATTCCGGATGTTGTCTCGAAGAATGGTTGCATGGTTGAAGAATCCTCGAGTGGAAGAAAAAAGTTCTGGCTGAATGAATCACATGTGCCTTTAAATCTTGTGAAAGGATTTGAAGAGAAAAAAGCTGTACGGAAAACTAGCAAGCCAGGAGGCTCTTTCAGACACTCTAAGATAGACAAAGTACAGAAAAGGTCCTCAGAGGGAAAAGGATTCTCATACCTATTTGGAAGGGCAGAAAGATGTGAATCCTCTTTGTGCGAGCAATGTAAGAAAGATGTGTCTTTGAG TGAAGCTGCAAGCTGCCACATCTGCAAAA ACGGTTAA